From the Methanobacterium sp. Maddingley MBC34 genome, the window ACCCATAATTGGTCAGATTATAGGAGTAATTGGTTATGTTGTAGGTTGCCATGAATTTATCATAGCCCATGGTATAAAGCAGTGCTATTCCAATGGCCCAAAAAGTTCCTCCAATTAGTAGGAAGGCAATTCCCCAGTATTTGGCACTTTTTTCTTTCCGGGTGATAAGATATAAACCTGAAGCTATGGCTAATGGGAGGAAAAAGACTATACCAATGAGTCCAATGAGTTTTGATGCAAAGTATGACTTATTAGTTGGTTGTTTTTCTATGCTAATCTTAATTTCTTTGTTTTTCCCAGTTTCTCCATTGACAGGATAACTTGGGTTTTTTGGATAACCGCAGAACTGACAGCGGTCTGAATTTTCAGGATATTCTACTCCACACTTTGGACATCGCAAATTTTTCACCTTATATACAATACATCTATCCTTCATTTAATCTTATTGGAGAGTTTAATGAGAAAAAAATGGTCTGATTATGATAAAGTATACCATTACTTAAAATACTGTTTACTGTGGGATATCATAAAATCAATGCAATTCATCCCAGGATTGTAACCAATAAAGTTAATGCACTCTCACGATTCCTTTAACCTTATCAAAATCTGAGTCAAAAGATGCAATATAATCAATTTGGGATTGTTTCATGAGTTCTAATGAAAGAGAATCTGCAAAAGACAGCATCCCATCATACTGTAAGAAAATATTCATTGCCCTGGAACTTAATTCTTTATCCACATACTTCACTTCATGATTATCCATAATATAGTTGTATAATAAGGTCCCTTTCTTACCTCCTGCCAGACTCCCAACCATGGTCACGGCTTCAGAAAGAACAAAGATAGAAGTTACTTTATCCTGTTTGGTGACTTCAGGGAGTATATCTTGAAGCCGTTGATGCCACTGGTCCTTTCTAATGGATGCTGCAATGAAAAAGGAGGCATCAATAAATATCAAATCTTTTCTCCCCTTTGAGCTCTCTTTTTAAGCTCCACTGCATCTGTTTCCGGGCCTTCAACCATACCCAATATGTCGTTGATGTTCACCTTCTTCCGGAACCTTAACTCCACCCCACTATCGGTGGGAATCCATTCCATAATGTCCCCCGGACCAACATCAAACTTCTTCCTTATTTCCGCAGGAACAACCGTTTGAAAACCCCTGGATATCTTAGTTTCAGCCATTTGCATCACCTATTAAAATATTAGTTTTTAAAGGTATTTATGTTTTTTTGAAAATAATTTTTTAAAGTAAAATAGGTTTCAAAGTAAAATAGGTTCAAAAGTAAAATAATTTTCTTATCATTCTTCATTAATAACATTTCATTAATTTTTTCCAATGAAAAAGGTAACACTTTAATAATAGTTACATCATACTTAATAAAGAAGGTAAATATCCTTTATGAAAAACAATTATGAGAAGACAATAGTAACATTATGCTTAATAAAGAAGGGGAGATCTTATGATGAGAATAAGCATGTCATTACCCAAAAAACTGTTAAACGAATTCGACGAAGTATTAAAAGATAGAGGATACAACTCCAGATCCAAAGGGATCAGGGACGCCCTAAAAGACTACATAGTCAGGTACCAGTGGATGAAAGACATAGAAGGAGATAGAATCGGGATAGTGGCTGTTATCTATGACCACCACTACACTGGAGTACTGGAAGACCTCACCGACATCCAACACGACTTCAGGGACTACATAAACGCCACCATGCACATACATATGACCAGTAAAAGCTGTCTGGAGGTTATAGTGGTCAAGGGAGAAGCCCAGGAAATCAGAAACCTGACTGAAAAGATAATGAGACTGAAAGGTGTGGAACACGTCAAGCTGACCACTGCTGCAAGTGGAGAAGAATAAATAAATTCCTGTCAGGAACTATTATAAAAAAATTCAGTTATACCGGATTAATTCAATTCAGTTATACCGGGTTAATTTGTATAGTTTAAGGCAGTTACTTAAAAAAATTCATTTTTCATTTTTTAAAAGGTTTTTTTTAAAGGAAATAATCATTTAAAGCCCCAATTGCATAATTTAGGTGCCCATGACATTTTAACTGGATATTTTTGTATTCAACATAATGTAATCTAATTTTAGTCAACAGAGGGTTTTTAGGTTCAACATAGAGTTGTATTCCAATTCCATTACCTGGTTTTTTTTATTATTTTACATTAGTCAGAGTTAGTATTGTTAATACACCAAGTTTTTAACATTAGGAGAACTAAGGAATTACTAGTTTGAAAAAAATATCAGGGGATTTAAAAAAAATGGCATCGATGTGTTCAAATCCAGATTGTGGTAATATTAGACGGGTTGTGGGGGTTTGCCCCGAGTGTGGAAGTCCTGCTAAAGATTTGGGATTTAAGGAAGGCACCGCACTGATAAAACTTAAAAAAGAAAATATGAATCGTAGAGAAGATGAAGCTCGGGAAATGGCTGTTCCAGAGATGGATGATAAAGTAGATGAAATAGTAGATGATGAGATAAATGATGAGATGGAGGGTAAGATAGATAATGAGATAGATGATAAAAAAGATGTTGAAATAAAGGATGAAATACAAACTAAAGTGGACGAAACTAACGAAGAAATGGTTAAAACTGGTAATTGGAGCAACAATCCACTAATAAAGATTATAGTTTTTATTGTAGTTGTAATAGTATTTTATATGCTATTCAAATCAATAATGGGTTAAATCAATCATTACACTTTAAAAATAAGAAAGAATGGATTAATCAATCTTTTCTTCTCTTTTGAGAAGACTTCTATCCTCAGTTATAGTCACCAAGAATAGATTATTTTACCCTAATCATTATCAAAGTACATACATAAGTTCAAAATCCCAATATGGTCTGATTTTAGTTCTTATTTTCTCTCATTTATCACCTGTTAAATATCACTTAATTTCTGCATGTAACTTTAGAAATTTCTACATATTAAGCCCCATTAACCTGTTTCACCATACCAAACCCCATACTATTCTTCTCACCAATTCCAGAGTCATAAGCAAATTTCACCAGTCTATCATCAGCCTCCATCTCAAAATGCATCAAATAAGCCCTATGATATGTCTGAGTACCATTCTTATCAATTGTAATCCGTTTCCTTTTCACTGATTTCATATCAGGAACGATTTTAACATACTCATCACCATCATAAACATCATAGAATGAGTTGTACTTACGAATGAGGTTCTGCTGAAGTGCAGTGTAAAATCTTAAGTCTCCAGGATTAAGATCCCATATCCGACCATTTTCACGTTTTATACGAGTAATCACTGGCGACATGGTCTTCATTTTCATCTTCTTTTTAAAATCAGGCTGTTTCAAAAGCTCAACCTGTTCCACCATGAGCCTGTCTCCTTTGAAATTGATCTCTGGATCTTCCAGATAGCCCTCCACATACTCTGTATCAAATAGTCATGAGGTGAGGAAATGTAGAAATGGAACTTACCCTCCCTGGAGATCAGACCATTCTTGGAGGGTCTGCGGCGAGGAATGTTTATCTGAGAAAAAGTAAAATGCTTAAAGTCCTTAGATGCATGGAGCTGGCTGGCTAAGTCAAGATCTGCTATCTTACGATATATAATGGCAGAGAGAATATGATTATAATTATAAGGAATTAAATAATTATTTTTTGGTGCTTTTAAAGATATTTTAAGCCTTATATTAAAACCC encodes:
- a CDS encoding hypothetical protein (TIGRFAM: CRISPR-associated endoribonuclease Cas6), which produces MLPDGSLVGGFNIRLKISLKAPKNNYLIPYNYNHILSAIIYRKIADLDLASQLHASKDFKHFTFSQINIPRRRPSKNGLISREGKFHFYISSPHDYLIQSMWRAIWKIQRSISKETGSWWNRLSF
- a CDS encoding transcriptional regulator (CopG/Arc/MetJ DNA-binding and metal-binding domain containing protein) (PFAM: Ribbon-helix-helix protein, copG family; NikR C terminal nickel binding domain~TIGRFAM: nickel-responsive transcriptional regulator NikR) → MMRISMSLPKKLLNEFDEVLKDRGYNSRSKGIRDALKDYIVRYQWMKDIEGDRIGIVAVIYDHHYTGVLEDLTDIQHDFRDYINATMHIHMTSKSCLEVIVVKGEAQEIRNLTEKIMRLKGVEHVKLTTAASGEE
- a CDS encoding CRISPR-associated endoribonuclease Cas6 (PFAM: CRISPR associated protein Cas6~TIGRFAM: CRISPR-associated endoribonuclease Cas6), which encodes MVEQVELLKQPDFKKKMKMKTMSPVITRIKRENGRIWDLNPGDLRFYTALQQNLIRKYNSFYDVYDGDEYVKIVPDMKSVKRKRITIDKNGTQTYHRAYLMHFEMEADDRLVKFAYDSGIGEKNSMGFGMVKQVNGA
- a CDS encoding putative nucleic acid-binding protein (PFAM: PIN domain) — translated: MIFIDASFFIAASIRKDQWHQRLQDILPEVTKQDKVTSIFVLSEAVTMVGSLAGGKKGTLLYNYIMDNHEVKYVDKELSSRAMNIFLQYDGMLSFADSLSLELMKQSQIDYIASFDSDFDKVKGIVRVH
- a CDS encoding looped-hinge helix DNA binding domain, AbrB family (PFAM: SpoVT / AbrB like domain~TIGRFAM: looped-hinge helix DNA binding domain, AbrB family) yields the protein MAETKISRGFQTVVPAEIRKKFDVGPGDIMEWIPTDSGVELRFRKKVNINDILGMVEGPETDAVELKKRAQRGEKI